Proteins co-encoded in one Pocillopora verrucosa isolate sample1 chromosome 1, ASM3666991v2, whole genome shotgun sequence genomic window:
- the LOC131791820 gene encoding uncharacterized protein — MVNVPKQRRTYCKGKNCRRHTLHKVTQYKKGKDSLYAQGKRRYDRKQSGYGGQTKPIFHKKAKTTKKIVLRMECTDCKYRKQIALKRCKHFELGGDKKRKGQMIQF; from the exons GTTAATGTGCCAAAACAGCGCCGAACTTATTGCAAGGGCAAGAACTGTCGAAGACACACTTTGCACAAAGTGACCCAgtacaaaaagggaaaagataGTCTTTATGCTCAGG GAAAACGCCGTTACGATCGTAAACAGTCAGGCTATGGTGGTCAAACGAAACCCATTTTCCACAAAAAG gccaaaacaacaaagaaaattgttctccgTATGGAGTGCACAGATTGCAAGTACAGGAAACAAATTGCCCTGAAAAGATGCAAACACTTTGAACTGGGTGGAGACAAGAAGAGAAAG GGTCAAATGATCCAGTTCTGA